Proteins from a single region of Bremerella sp. JC817:
- a CDS encoding helix-turn-helix domain-containing protein, protein MENLRDFLRISEAAEYLGVSPNTLRNWENAGKIAAHRHPVNGYRLFKKEELDALLKQLQEPRPAPKKR, encoded by the coding sequence GTGGAGAACCTACGGGACTTCCTGCGAATCTCGGAAGCAGCCGAGTATCTCGGGGTCTCGCCGAACACGCTCCGTAACTGGGAAAACGCTGGCAAGATCGCCGCTCACCGACATCCGGTGAACGGCTACCGGCTCTTCAAGAAAGAAGAACTGGACGCCTTGCTCAAGCAGTTGCAGGAGCCTCGGCCAGCACCCAAGAAGCGCTGA
- a CDS encoding HEAT repeat domain-containing protein: MTNLHDIEETLWLFATHQQHPTQLDEAHAALLGFGKHLIDGLIWALQQDATDLKLLALQLLQKHYSKAVRALPAVRALISDDEDRLVRVTAINTLYVMGDTSDGLIPLLSPRLESDDDFERICAAVNLWRICRSEDAFVVLRREAAQEGSPMAEIAQGYLGKET, from the coding sequence ATGACAAACCTCCACGACATTGAGGAGACCTTGTGGCTCTTCGCCACACACCAGCAGCATCCAACTCAGTTGGACGAGGCTCATGCTGCGCTCCTCGGATTCGGCAAACACCTGATCGACGGACTCATCTGGGCGCTACAGCAGGACGCCACCGACCTGAAGTTGCTCGCCCTCCAACTGCTTCAGAAGCATTACTCGAAGGCCGTGCGTGCGTTGCCTGCTGTGCGTGCCTTGATCTCTGACGACGAGGACCGGCTCGTGCGTGTGACAGCGATCAACACGCTGTACGTCATGGGCGACACAAGCGACGGCCTGATTCCGCTGCTGTCGCCACGGCTCGAATCCGACGACGACTTCGAGCGAATTTGTGCGGCGGTGAACCTGTGGCGTATTTGCCGCAGTGAGGATGCCTTCGTCGTGTTGCGACGAGAAGCGGCTCAGGAGGGATCGCCGATGGCAGAGATTGCTCAGGGGTATCTGGGCAAGGAAACTTGA
- a CDS encoding zincin-like metallopeptidase domain-containing protein, which yields MNANDIRSTITSTIIESLEAGGLPAWRKPWAADPNGLGLATSLSTGKPYNGINQLLLQVLAMKRGYQSKWFGTFQQIKQAGASVQKGAKAVQVVLFRPVSRERTNEMGEQVEDKFLVMRTFNVFNVEQTTGLDQFRIGYSQPSHTIFERFESMDRLVAAVGIDVRHGGNRAFYSPGGDYIQMPHRHQFESSETYYQTLAHEMTHWSESRIGFDRAKEENAYALGELVAELGASFLLAELGLPASENIDNCTRYLDHWLKAMRGDTRFIFKAAATASKAVDLLLSHVRQPEQRPVPVSEEVGTC from the coding sequence ATGAACGCAAACGACATCCGCAGCACCATCACCAGCACGATCATCGAGAGTTTGGAGGCCGGTGGCCTTCCGGCATGGCGCAAGCCGTGGGCCGCAGACCCAAACGGCCTCGGGCTGGCGACGAGCCTCAGCACCGGCAAGCCTTACAACGGCATCAACCAGTTGCTCCTCCAAGTGCTGGCCATGAAACGTGGCTACCAGAGCAAGTGGTTTGGCACGTTCCAGCAGATCAAGCAGGCCGGTGCCAGCGTGCAAAAGGGGGCTAAGGCGGTGCAGGTGGTTCTTTTTCGTCCGGTCTCTCGTGAGCGCACAAACGAAATGGGGGAGCAGGTTGAGGACAAGTTCCTCGTGATGCGGACCTTCAACGTGTTCAACGTCGAGCAGACCACGGGCCTCGATCAGTTCCGCATAGGCTACTCCCAGCCGTCCCACACGATCTTCGAGCGATTCGAGTCGATGGATCGGCTGGTGGCCGCTGTCGGGATCGACGTGCGGCATGGCGGCAACCGTGCGTTCTACTCGCCGGGCGGTGACTACATCCAGATGCCCCATCGCCACCAGTTCGAGTCGAGCGAAACGTACTACCAAACGCTCGCTCACGAGATGACCCATTGGAGCGAGTCACGCATCGGTTTCGACCGAGCGAAAGAGGAGAACGCCTACGCCCTTGGTGAACTGGTTGCCGAACTCGGTGCGTCGTTCCTGCTGGCCGAACTCGGCTTGCCTGCCAGTGAGAACATCGACAACTGCACTCGGTATCTCGATCACTGGCTCAAGGCGATGCGTGGGGACACGAGGTTCATTTTCAAGGCTGCGGCGACCGCATCGAAGGCAGTGGACTTGCTCCTCTCCCACGTTCGCCAGCCGGAACAACGGCCCGTGCCGGTCTCCGAAGAGGTAGGCACCTGCTAG
- the pglW gene encoding BREX system serine/threonine kinase PglW, which yields MEPPFWNIITPSQYEWERRGLDFIRAGLPNHDPYRAWANFEFQTADGAIYEVDLLVLTKQGFWLVEIKSWPGKVRGDVATWTRTHDSKTITEDNPVLLANRKAKALVSLLKSQQATRNIRVPWMEAVVFLSADDLQCELSGPALNRVLLQDRSAKDSTPERKGILAALLNRQGPGIEPDSRSLIDSKVAKALSRAMEQAGIRPSQKSRRVGDYILGDLLADGPGYQDRLAKHASFENVFCRVRQYTVAQADSEEERQRRKRAAAREFQIIQSLNHPNILPVLDYKEHELGPALLFRYLDPNSVRFDHYLATNCHKLTTEQRLDMLRQVADAIRYAHRKRVIHRALGPQSILVNDAESKTPSLQVYNWQVGVRDTSTTSGRVTNVEDLVEAQSFVYMSPEAIADQRKVTEASDVFSLGAIAYHLFASRPPAGSPSELAKILREKKGLSLSAVVDGVGPKLEEMIQWCTHPDVNTRVGSVEDFLALLDDVEDELTAPEETFVPDPLQAKRSDRLEGGYIVEKELGQGATAKALLVTKDDQQFVLKVALTDDDNTRLHDEAEALRTIHSEFIVAIHDELEMSGRTVLVLQKAGDETLAGLLRKEGVPGLELLGRYGDDLMSAVASLERHGVTHRDIKPDNIGIRSLTKQRNQLILFDFSLTGAPLDNIRVGTPGYIDPFLPNRKPLRWDLSAERYSAAVTLYEMSAGFGVLPCWGDGKSDPAVTDAELVVDAEKFDASVREGLVEFFHTALHRDSKKRFDNAEEMKWAWQQVFKEAEQRKVRTPSGEEVDLSVTLDQVDLKTPIAALGLSTRARNALERANILTVRDLLLTPIIQLHTMRGVGNQTRREITEFVAELRDRFPDVREEVGTRKDESVHDEDELTSLELLEQRVFGARNSKKESEWSIRSALLKPTVSDDSSSDLVWPSQSDVAAALKTTPVKINQVLSADRKRWAKESSLNSLRSDLCEEILRLGGVMTVPEVTEFVLLRRPAVDTLDTNKQQQMASAIARALVETESSLAEPRFQLRRISGKTLIACTRDLAVYAEKLGQVADELALSDPLLPPLRVFQELFDVPQPSLPEGCQPFNNERLLRLAAAMSSTAAVSAKQELYPKGMAAERALRLGIGALTGLGLGDNEGGFSITQIRARVESRYPEAERLPDRPELDALLERVGLDVRWNPETTTYHRREVSVMFTSGSSMPRRRTTATSTRQVEVTPDMADARQFEERLQHAYDEGGFLILTVRPSRMRACEANLLKRFNDNGCTLERVSFDDLLFDGLRAEAQELDVEWKVVEQADGTDEGSQDWKNLLHLVSMAQPKIEENLLDREDHLLLVHPGLIARYDMMSLLETLRDRTGHDAACPGVWVLVATDEQNDMPFLDDAEIPLISPGQRAKVSEPWIDNLHRGRSPKLATTETTETGGK from the coding sequence ATGGAACCACCATTCTGGAACATCATCACGCCGTCCCAGTACGAATGGGAGCGCCGTGGGTTGGACTTCATCCGGGCGGGTCTGCCCAATCACGACCCGTACCGGGCGTGGGCCAATTTCGAGTTCCAGACTGCTGACGGGGCCATCTACGAAGTCGATCTCCTCGTCCTGACGAAGCAAGGCTTCTGGCTCGTCGAAATTAAAAGCTGGCCCGGAAAAGTCCGTGGCGATGTGGCGACGTGGACTCGCACGCATGACAGCAAAACGATCACCGAAGACAACCCGGTTCTGCTCGCCAACCGCAAAGCCAAGGCGCTCGTCTCGCTGCTGAAGTCCCAGCAGGCCACTCGCAACATCCGAGTGCCGTGGATGGAAGCGGTCGTCTTTCTGTCCGCCGACGATCTTCAGTGCGAACTGAGCGGCCCGGCCCTGAATCGTGTTCTGCTTCAGGATCGCTCAGCGAAGGATTCGACTCCCGAACGCAAGGGCATCCTTGCAGCGCTGCTCAATCGACAGGGGCCGGGGATCGAGCCGGACAGTCGCAGCCTGATCGACAGCAAGGTTGCCAAAGCCCTCTCTCGGGCGATGGAACAGGCGGGCATTCGCCCCTCGCAGAAATCACGGCGAGTCGGGGACTACATTCTGGGCGATCTGCTGGCCGATGGTCCGGGCTACCAAGACCGGCTGGCGAAGCACGCCTCGTTCGAGAACGTCTTCTGCCGGGTTCGCCAGTACACGGTAGCACAGGCAGATTCCGAGGAAGAACGTCAGCGACGGAAGCGAGCGGCGGCTCGTGAATTCCAGATCATCCAGTCGCTCAACCACCCGAATATCCTGCCGGTGCTGGACTACAAGGAACACGAACTTGGCCCGGCTCTGCTGTTCCGCTACCTCGATCCGAACTCGGTTCGATTCGATCACTACCTTGCCACGAATTGCCACAAGCTGACCACCGAGCAGCGGCTCGACATGCTGCGGCAAGTGGCTGATGCCATTCGCTACGCTCATCGCAAACGAGTGATCCACCGGGCACTCGGGCCGCAGAGCATTTTGGTCAACGACGCCGAATCGAAAACGCCCTCGCTTCAGGTCTACAACTGGCAGGTCGGCGTGCGTGACACCAGCACAACTTCGGGCCGAGTCACCAATGTCGAGGACTTGGTGGAGGCTCAGTCGTTTGTCTACATGTCTCCCGAGGCCATCGCCGACCAGAGGAAGGTGACGGAAGCTTCTGACGTATTCTCACTGGGTGCCATCGCCTATCACCTGTTCGCCTCTCGGCCACCTGCTGGCAGTCCGTCTGAGTTGGCGAAGATTCTGCGGGAGAAGAAGGGACTCAGCCTGTCCGCCGTGGTCGATGGTGTTGGGCCGAAGCTGGAAGAGATGATCCAGTGGTGTACTCACCCCGATGTGAACACCCGAGTCGGTTCGGTCGAAGACTTCCTCGCCCTGCTGGATGATGTCGAAGACGAACTCACCGCTCCTGAAGAAACCTTCGTTCCCGATCCGCTACAGGCCAAGCGTAGCGACCGTCTCGAAGGGGGCTACATCGTCGAGAAGGAACTCGGACAAGGAGCCACGGCCAAAGCTCTGCTCGTCACGAAGGACGATCAACAGTTTGTGTTGAAGGTCGCTCTCACTGATGACGACAACACTCGTCTCCATGATGAAGCCGAGGCTCTCCGCACGATTCACAGTGAGTTCATCGTCGCCATCCATGACGAACTGGAGATGTCTGGCCGCACGGTGCTGGTGCTTCAGAAGGCTGGCGACGAGACGCTGGCCGGGCTGTTGCGAAAGGAAGGAGTTCCCGGTCTGGAACTGCTTGGTCGCTACGGCGATGACTTGATGTCGGCGGTCGCTTCGCTGGAACGCCACGGCGTCACGCATCGAGACATCAAGCCGGACAACATCGGCATCCGCTCGCTGACCAAGCAGCGGAACCAACTGATCCTGTTCGACTTCTCGCTCACGGGTGCCCCGCTCGACAACATTCGGGTTGGCACCCCCGGCTACATCGACCCTTTCCTGCCCAACCGCAAACCTTTGCGATGGGACTTGTCGGCGGAACGCTACTCTGCTGCGGTCACGTTGTACGAGATGTCGGCAGGCTTCGGGGTCTTGCCGTGCTGGGGGGATGGCAAGTCCGATCCGGCTGTCACGGATGCCGAACTTGTCGTCGATGCTGAGAAGTTCGATGCCAGCGTGCGGGAAGGACTGGTCGAGTTCTTTCACACCGCTCTGCATCGTGACTCGAAGAAGCGGTTCGACAACGCCGAGGAGATGAAGTGGGCGTGGCAGCAGGTCTTCAAGGAAGCTGAGCAGCGCAAGGTCCGCACGCCCAGCGGTGAGGAAGTCGATCTCAGCGTCACGCTCGATCAAGTTGATCTCAAAACACCGATTGCCGCTCTCGGCCTCAGCACTCGTGCCCGAAACGCATTGGAGCGAGCCAACATCCTCACGGTGCGTGATCTGCTGCTGACGCCAATCATCCAACTCCACACGATGCGTGGAGTCGGCAACCAGACTCGACGAGAGATCACCGAGTTCGTCGCCGAGCTTCGGGATCGCTTCCCCGATGTCCGTGAAGAAGTCGGCACTCGCAAGGACGAGTCCGTCCACGATGAAGACGAACTCACGTCGCTGGAGTTGCTTGAGCAACGAGTCTTTGGCGCTCGCAACTCGAAGAAGGAATCCGAGTGGAGCATTCGGTCGGCACTGCTCAAGCCAACCGTCTCAGATGACTCGTCGTCTGATTTGGTTTGGCCCAGCCAGTCCGATGTGGCCGCAGCGCTCAAAACGACGCCGGTGAAGATCAATCAGGTCTTGAGCGCCGACCGGAAGCGATGGGCCAAGGAATCTTCACTCAACAGTCTGCGTTCTGATCTGTGTGAAGAGATTCTTCGACTCGGCGGCGTGATGACCGTTCCCGAAGTTACCGAGTTCGTCCTGCTGCGACGACCTGCTGTCGATACGCTCGATACCAACAAGCAACAACAGATGGCGTCTGCCATCGCTCGTGCGTTGGTCGAGACCGAATCATCACTCGCCGAACCTCGGTTCCAACTGCGGCGGATCAGTGGCAAGACGCTCATCGCCTGCACTCGTGATCTGGCGGTCTACGCCGAGAAGCTCGGACAAGTGGCCGACGAGTTGGCTCTGTCCGATCCGCTGTTGCCACCGCTGCGTGTCTTCCAAGAACTGTTCGATGTCCCTCAGCCTTCACTGCCCGAAGGCTGCCAGCCGTTCAACAATGAACGTCTGCTGCGATTGGCGGCAGCGATGAGCAGCACGGCGGCGGTCTCGGCCAAGCAGGAACTCTATCCCAAGGGGATGGCTGCCGAGCGAGCATTGCGGCTGGGGATCGGCGCACTGACTGGGTTGGGTCTCGGCGACAACGAAGGCGGGTTCTCGATCACTCAGATTCGTGCCCGTGTCGAGAGCCGGTATCCCGAGGCCGAACGTCTGCCGGATCGCCCAGAACTCGATGCGCTGCTGGAGCGTGTCGGTCTCGATGTGCGGTGGAACCCCGAGACCACGACGTACCATCGCCGGGAAGTCTCGGTGATGTTCACGTCGGGTTCGTCGATGCCACGTCGTCGCACCACTGCAACCAGCACTCGGCAGGTGGAAGTCACACCCGACATGGCCGATGCCCGGCAGTTCGAGGAACGGCTTCAGCACGCCTACGACGAAGGAGGTTTCCTGATCCTCACCGTGCGGCCCAGCCGGATGCGGGCCTGCGAAGCCAACCTGCTCAAGCGGTTCAACGACAACGGCTGCACGCTCGAACGGGTCTCGTTCGATGATCTCCTATTCGATGGTCTGCGAGCCGAGGCTCAGGAACTCGATGTGGAATGGAAGGTTGTCGAACAGGCGGACGGCACCGACGAAGGAAGTCAGGATTGGAAGAACCTGCTGCATCTGGTGAGCATGGCTCAGCCCAAGATCGAAGAGAACCTCTTAGATCGGGAAGACCATCTGCTGCTGGTGCATCCGGGGCTGATCGCTCGCTACGACATGATGTCGCTGCTGGAAACCCTGCGGGATCGCACCGGCCACGATGCGGCCTGTCCCGGTGTCTGGGTGTTGGTAGCGACCGACGAACAGAACGACATGCCGTTCCTTGACGATGCGGAGATTCCGCTGATCTCACCGGGACAACGAGCCAAGGTCTCCGAACCGTGGATCGACAACCTGCACCGGGGACGGTCGCCCAAGCTGGCCACGACGGAAACAACTGAGACAGGTGGGAAATAA